A region from the Variovorax sp. RKNM96 genome encodes:
- a CDS encoding branched-chain amino acid ABC transporter permease, which yields MNAGMKQLAGIALFAVLVACVPFVTKSGVTLNFVMMALYATLIAQAWNILGGFGGQFSFGHALFFGTGAYIQAIAQLQGGINAWVALPLAIVGAALVGLFMGALTFRYGLKGSYFALVTLAFAEVFRILALSVDFTGGGVGLMVPLRESVANLQFSSRAGYLWVVLAMVVAALLVTWWLRNGRFGAYLQAVRDNEDAARAVGVNPFRVKLGAIGLSAAFMGAAGAFYVQVFQYIDAGIAYGPAVSIEALVAAIVGGMGTMWGPVLGAVVLHVLSDLTRNLFGELPGINMVIYGTVLVLIVIFVPRGIAGIGLSVRQLWKSKGGRHD from the coding sequence ATGAACGCGGGCATGAAGCAACTTGCAGGCATCGCGCTCTTCGCGGTGTTGGTGGCGTGCGTGCCCTTCGTCACCAAGTCGGGCGTCACGCTCAATTTCGTGATGATGGCGCTCTACGCCACGCTCATCGCGCAGGCCTGGAACATCCTGGGCGGCTTCGGCGGGCAGTTCTCGTTCGGGCATGCGCTGTTCTTCGGCACCGGTGCGTACATCCAGGCGATCGCGCAGCTGCAGGGCGGCATCAACGCCTGGGTCGCGCTGCCGCTGGCCATCGTCGGCGCCGCGCTCGTCGGGCTCTTCATGGGTGCGCTCACCTTCCGCTACGGCCTCAAGGGCTCGTACTTCGCGCTCGTCACGCTGGCCTTCGCCGAGGTGTTCCGCATCCTCGCGCTGTCGGTCGATTTCACGGGCGGCGGCGTCGGGCTCATGGTGCCGCTGCGCGAATCGGTGGCCAACCTGCAGTTCTCTTCGCGTGCGGGCTACCTGTGGGTGGTGCTCGCGATGGTCGTCGCGGCGCTGCTCGTCACCTGGTGGCTGCGCAACGGGCGCTTCGGCGCCTACCTGCAGGCGGTGCGCGACAACGAGGACGCGGCGCGCGCCGTCGGCGTCAATCCGTTCCGTGTGAAGCTAGGGGCCATCGGCCTGTCGGCGGCGTTCATGGGCGCGGCGGGCGCCTTCTATGTGCAGGTGTTCCAGTACATCGACGCGGGCATCGCGTACGGCCCGGCCGTGTCGATCGAGGCGCTGGTCGCGGCCATCGTCGGCGGCATGGGAACGATGTGGGGTCCGGTGCTCGGCGCGGTCGTGCTGCATGTGCTGTCGGATCTCACGCGCAACCTCTTCGGCGAACTGCCGGGCATCAACATGGTGATCTACGGCACGGTGCTGGTGCTCATCGTCATCTTCGTGCCGCGCGGCATCGCGGGCATCGGGCTGTCGGTGCGGCAGCTGTGGAAGTCGAAGGGAGGCCGCCATGACTGA
- a CDS encoding ABC transporter ATP-binding protein, producing MTDALLAIDGLSRSFGGLKAVQNVSLSVREGSLSALIGPNGAGKTTLFALMSGFLKPDTGTVRFAGEDITGREPHRNAALGMTRTFQIVKPFAAQTVRENIAVGAHLHVRGRAEALQNAEAVALRVGLAPQLDKPASDLTVAGRKRLELARALATKPRLLLLDEVLAGLNPQEIAEMMPVVRGIADSGVTVLMIEHVMQAVMHLAEHVWVLAQGQLIAEGSPAQVTSDDKVVEAYLGHGTAARLRKAASGAEA from the coding sequence ATGACTGACGCCCTGCTGGCCATCGACGGCCTCTCGCGCTCCTTCGGCGGTCTGAAGGCCGTGCAGAACGTGAGCCTCTCGGTGCGCGAGGGCAGCCTGAGCGCGCTGATCGGCCCGAACGGCGCGGGCAAGACCACGCTGTTCGCGCTGATGTCGGGTTTTCTGAAGCCCGACACCGGCACCGTGCGCTTCGCGGGCGAGGACATCACCGGCCGCGAGCCGCATCGCAACGCCGCGCTCGGCATGACCCGCACCTTCCAGATCGTGAAGCCCTTCGCGGCGCAGACCGTGCGCGAGAACATCGCCGTCGGCGCGCACTTGCATGTGCGCGGCCGTGCCGAGGCGCTGCAGAACGCCGAAGCCGTCGCGCTGCGCGTGGGCCTCGCGCCGCAGCTCGACAAGCCTGCGTCCGACCTCACCGTGGCCGGCCGCAAGCGCCTCGAACTGGCCCGCGCGCTCGCCACGAAGCCGCGCCTGCTGCTGCTCGACGAAGTGCTCGCCGGCCTCAACCCGCAGGAGATCGCCGAGATGATGCCGGTGGTGCGCGGCATCGCCGACAGCGGCGTCACCGTGCTGATGATCGAGCATGTCATGCAGGCCGTGATGCACCTCGCCGAACATGTGTGGGTGCTCGCGCAGGGCCAGCTGATCGCCGAGGGCAGCCCGGCGCAGGTGACCTCCGACGACAAGGTCGTCGAAGCCTATCTGGGCCACGGCACCGCGGCGCGGCTGCGCAAGGCCGCATCGGGGGCCGAAGCATGA
- a CDS encoding ABC transporter ATP-binding protein translates to MSALLEIQGLRGGYGRVEVLRGVDLQVNAGEMVALLGSNGAGKSTLNKMVCGLCPAWGGTVRFDGKDLSGAHYRDVVKAGLIQVPEGRKVFPNLSVLENLELGSFTRARERRAANVEKMFHIFPRLRERMAQHAGTMSGGEQQMLAIARGLMAEPVLLILDEPSLGLSPLLVEEMFSLIRELRDGGLAVMLVEQNVGQSLEIADRAYVLENGSVRFSGLPGELLGSDELRRAYLGL, encoded by the coding sequence ATGAGCGCGTTGCTGGAAATCCAAGGCCTGCGCGGCGGCTACGGCCGCGTCGAGGTGCTGCGCGGCGTCGACCTGCAGGTGAACGCGGGCGAGATGGTCGCGCTGCTCGGCAGCAACGGTGCGGGCAAGTCCACGCTCAACAAGATGGTCTGCGGCCTTTGCCCCGCCTGGGGCGGCACGGTGCGCTTCGACGGCAAGGACCTGAGCGGCGCGCATTACCGCGACGTGGTCAAGGCGGGCCTCATCCAGGTGCCTGAAGGCCGCAAGGTGTTTCCCAACCTGAGCGTGCTGGAGAACCTGGAGCTCGGCTCCTTCACCCGTGCCCGCGAGCGGCGCGCGGCCAACGTCGAGAAGATGTTCCACATCTTCCCGCGGCTGCGCGAGCGCATGGCGCAGCACGCCGGCACGATGAGCGGCGGCGAGCAGCAGATGCTCGCCATCGCGCGTGGCCTCATGGCCGAGCCGGTGCTGCTGATCCTGGACGAGCCCTCGCTCGGCCTCTCGCCCTTGCTGGTCGAAGAGATGTTCTCGCTGATCCGCGAGCTGCGCGACGGCGGCCTCGCGGTGATGCTGGTCGAGCAGAACGTGGGCCAGTCGCTGGAGATCGCCGACCGCGCCTACGTGCTGGAGAACGGCAGCGTGCGCTTCTCGGGCCTGCCGGGCGAACTGCTCGGCAGCGACGAACTGCGGCGCGCCTACCTGGGGCTCTGA
- a CDS encoding tripartite tricarboxylate transporter substrate binding protein: MKRRDILLSSLAAAWAGGAFAQIGNAPVRILVGAPAGGSTDTLARSLAVSMGPALGRTVIVENRPGAGGNIAADAVAKAAPDGNTLLMSFTSHAINATLYPTLPFDPVKDFTALTCVATSPSILVAHPSLPAKDVRELIALAKAKPGQLNFAIGAVGSSLHMAGEAFKMQSGVDIVNIPYKGTSPAVQDVLAGQVQLMFAAVGNVKAHIQAGKLKALGVTTAKRLPAFPNVPAIAEALPGYESSAWFGLFGPAHMPADRVKQIGDAARHALQQADMRQRLDTEGAIPVGNSTEQFSAFVQSEITRWAKVVKFSGAKPE; encoded by the coding sequence ATGAAAAGACGCGACATCCTCCTCTCGTCGCTGGCCGCGGCATGGGCCGGCGGCGCCTTCGCACAGATCGGCAATGCGCCGGTGCGCATCCTCGTCGGCGCGCCCGCGGGCGGCTCGACCGACACGCTCGCGCGCTCGCTCGCCGTGAGCATGGGCCCGGCGCTCGGCCGCACGGTCATCGTCGAGAACCGGCCCGGCGCCGGCGGCAACATCGCCGCCGATGCGGTCGCCAAGGCCGCGCCCGATGGCAACACGCTCCTGATGAGCTTCACCAGCCACGCGATCAACGCCACGCTCTACCCGACGCTGCCCTTCGACCCGGTGAAGGACTTCACCGCGCTCACCTGCGTGGCGACGTCGCCGTCGATCCTGGTCGCGCACCCGTCGCTGCCCGCGAAGGACGTGCGCGAGCTCATCGCGCTCGCCAAGGCCAAGCCGGGGCAACTGAACTTCGCGATCGGCGCGGTGGGCTCCTCGTTGCACATGGCCGGCGAGGCCTTCAAGATGCAGTCGGGCGTGGACATCGTGAACATCCCCTACAAGGGCACCTCGCCCGCCGTGCAGGACGTGCTCGCGGGCCAGGTACAGCTGATGTTCGCGGCCGTGGGCAACGTCAAGGCGCACATCCAGGCCGGCAAGCTCAAGGCGTTGGGCGTGACCACGGCCAAGCGGCTGCCGGCCTTTCCGAACGTGCCGGCGATTGCCGAGGCGTTGCCCGGCTACGAATCCAGCGCATGGTTCGGCCTCTTCGGCCCTGCGCACATGCCCGCGGACCGTGTGAAGCAGATCGGCGATGCCGCGCGCCATGCACTGCAGCAGGCCGACATGCGCCAGCGCCTGGACACCGAGGGCGCGATCCCGGTCGGCAACTCGACCGAGCAGTTCTCCGCGTTCGTGCAGAGCGAGATCACGCGCTGGGCCAAGGTCGTCAAGTTCTCGGGAGCCAAGCCGGAATGA